From Agrobacterium tumefaciens, a single genomic window includes:
- a CDS encoding ABC transporter permease has translation MMTSLLFRRPLVLASLLVILAVLAVALVGPAIAPHDPLLINQNAVNQTSSVAYLLGTDEFGRDILSRLLVGIRPTILVAVVSTVIAAIGGTAFGIIGAYSRPVPAFFVMRAVDIMLSFPAILLALLAVGFWRSGVVSLSVVIGIIFIPQFARVAQSATLQVIRQEFIEAEHAMGASYLRVVFKAILPNILSPLVVQGTLTIAAAILLESGLSFLGLGIVPPEPSWGQMIGTARGYLSQNPMYVVWPSVCLAFTVLAINILGDALRDHLDPRLREN, from the coding sequence ATGATGACGTCTCTTCTTTTTCGCCGTCCGCTCGTTCTTGCAAGCCTGCTCGTCATCCTCGCGGTTCTCGCAGTCGCGCTGGTCGGGCCGGCGATCGCGCCGCATGATCCGCTGCTGATCAATCAGAACGCCGTGAACCAGACGAGTTCCGTTGCATATCTGCTAGGAACAGACGAATTCGGTCGTGACATCCTCTCCCGTCTTCTCGTCGGCATCCGACCGACCATCCTCGTTGCGGTCGTCTCGACGGTGATTGCGGCCATCGGCGGCACGGCATTTGGCATCATCGGTGCCTACAGCCGTCCTGTGCCCGCATTTTTCGTCATGCGCGCCGTCGACATCATGCTGAGCTTCCCGGCAATCCTTCTGGCGCTTCTGGCTGTCGGTTTCTGGCGCAGCGGTGTCGTCAGTCTCAGTGTCGTTATCGGCATCATTTTCATCCCGCAATTTGCCCGCGTCGCACAGTCCGCCACATTGCAGGTCATTCGTCAGGAATTCATCGAGGCAGAACATGCCATGGGCGCAAGTTATCTGCGCGTCGTGTTCAAGGCGATCTTGCCAAACATCCTTTCACCGCTGGTGGTTCAGGGAACGCTGACGATTGCCGCCGCAATCCTTCTGGAATCTGGATTGAGTTTCCTGGGGCTCGGCATCGTTCCGCCGGAACCGTCCTGGGGGCAGATGATCGGAACGGCACGTGGCTATCTCAGTCAGAACCCGATGTATGTCGTATGGCCTTCGGTCTGCCTCGCCTTCACGGTTCTTGCCATCAACATTCTCGGTGACGCGCTGCGCGATCACCTGGACCCCAGACTTCGCGAAAACTGA
- a CDS encoding ABC transporter permease, with translation MQAFTSFIIVLGSRLVTALIQLWVIATLVFSIMYIMPGDPVLLLLGPESNPSPETVAAMRQQLGLDQPVLSQYVKWLGGAATGDLGNSLDGYPVIEYVAASLPKTMELAVAAIVIAALIGVPVGIAAALRRGSFLDGLLTSLSTLGISVPVYILGSLLILLLSLNLGWLPSSGYTDISRNAFLHFQKLVLPALTLGLGLAASIARMTRSSMLEILGRDFVRSLRARGMRERRVIWLHVLRNAAIPIVTIVGLQLGNLMGGTVLVEALFNWPGLSTLLVTAVSNRNYPLVQGSILMIAALFILINLCVDLLYSLLDPRIRRKRA, from the coding sequence ATGCAAGCGTTCACTTCCTTCATCATCGTCCTCGGCTCACGGCTGGTAACGGCCCTCATTCAGCTTTGGGTGATCGCAACGCTGGTATTTTCGATCATGTATATCATGCCTGGCGATCCGGTCCTGTTGCTGCTTGGTCCAGAAAGTAACCCATCGCCGGAAACGGTTGCTGCGATGCGCCAGCAGCTTGGCCTCGACCAGCCTGTCTTGTCGCAATATGTCAAATGGCTGGGAGGGGCCGCGACCGGTGATCTCGGCAACTCGCTCGATGGCTATCCTGTCATCGAATACGTTGCAGCCAGCCTGCCAAAAACGATGGAACTGGCCGTTGCTGCGATTGTGATTGCGGCACTTATCGGTGTTCCTGTCGGCATTGCCGCCGCCTTGCGCCGCGGAAGTTTTCTCGATGGTCTTCTGACATCTCTGTCGACACTCGGCATCTCCGTACCGGTCTACATCCTTGGTTCACTCCTGATCCTGTTGCTCAGCCTGAACCTCGGCTGGCTGCCGTCGAGTGGATACACAGACATTTCCCGCAACGCATTCCTGCATTTCCAGAAGCTCGTGTTACCGGCCTTGACGCTTGGCCTCGGACTGGCCGCGTCGATTGCCCGGATGACCAGGTCTTCGATGCTCGAAATACTCGGTCGTGACTTTGTTCGTTCGTTGCGTGCACGCGGCATGCGTGAGCGTAGAGTGATCTGGCTCCATGTTCTACGAAACGCGGCAATCCCGATCGTCACCATCGTTGGCCTGCAACTCGGCAACTTGATGGGCGGAACGGTTCTCGTCGAGGCTCTCTTCAACTGGCCAGGTCTCAGCACGCTTCTGGTTACGGCGGTATCGAACAGAAATTATCCGCTTGTGCAGGGCAGCATCCTGATGATCGCCGCTCTCTTCATTCTCATCAACCTGTGCGTCGACCTTCTCTATAGCCTGCTCGACCCACGTATTCGTCGGAAGCGCGCATGA
- a CDS encoding ABC transporter ATP-binding protein, with protein sequence MSGAHRRLDRGMPGREILKINNLSVAFRSGSELRPAVKGVSLSLVSGEILGLVGESGSGKTIMSLAAMGLLPRNAVVTSGRVEFAGVDLLTVRADVLRKLRGKRISMIFQDPMASLDPVFTCGQQIVEAILLHENVSRREAGKLALQLLEKVGIHDPARCMRSYPHELSGGQCQRVMIAMAVACKPEVIIADEPTTALDVTVQKQVLTLLRGLNREIGAAVLLITHDLGVIYEVADRVAVIYHGDLMEEAATADLFADPKNDYTKALIASMPSMSVPKTQLPIIVRGHDGIITSSVAKTPARPRASADTSLTPLLEIRDLTKTYWVRESALATPQAFRAVDKVSLSIAPRSTLGLVGESGCGKSTLSRLVMRLIEPDSGSINFDGRDLVSLDRGVMRSACRDIALVFQNPYGSLNPRQTVLDLVAAPIDIHQGGRDRVASVAKLIDAVGLPRNAIGRFPHEFSGGQRQRIVIARALALNPRLLICDEAVSALDVSVQAQVLNLLQDLQHEFDLTYLFISHDMSVVRHVSDTIAVMQKGKIVETGLARDVFDNPKADYTRTLLSAVPKIGQAQSKLMEA encoded by the coding sequence CTGTCAGGAGCGCATCGCAGATTGGATCGCGGTATGCCGGGCAGGGAAATTCTGAAAATAAACAATCTTTCCGTTGCGTTCAGATCCGGGTCTGAATTGCGCCCGGCGGTGAAGGGTGTTTCCCTTTCATTGGTTTCTGGGGAAATACTCGGCCTCGTCGGCGAAAGTGGCAGCGGGAAGACGATCATGTCGCTGGCTGCGATGGGCCTCTTGCCCCGCAATGCCGTCGTGACGAGCGGCCGCGTCGAATTTGCCGGTGTGGACCTTCTAACCGTTCGGGCAGACGTGCTGCGAAAGCTTCGCGGAAAGCGGATCTCAATGATCTTCCAAGATCCGATGGCATCGCTTGATCCCGTCTTCACCTGCGGGCAGCAAATTGTTGAGGCGATCCTGCTGCATGAAAATGTATCGCGTCGTGAAGCTGGAAAGCTCGCACTGCAGCTTCTGGAAAAGGTCGGCATACACGACCCGGCGCGCTGCATGCGTTCCTATCCGCATGAACTGTCCGGTGGTCAGTGTCAGCGTGTGATGATTGCCATGGCGGTCGCCTGCAAACCGGAAGTCATCATTGCCGACGAGCCGACGACCGCACTTGATGTAACGGTGCAGAAACAGGTTCTGACGTTGCTGCGCGGCCTCAATCGCGAAATCGGCGCTGCGGTGCTGCTTATCACCCATGACCTTGGCGTGATCTATGAGGTCGCAGACCGCGTCGCCGTCATTTATCACGGCGACCTGATGGAAGAGGCGGCCACCGCCGATCTTTTTGCCGATCCTAAGAACGATTACACCAAGGCACTGATCGCCTCGATGCCGTCAATGTCGGTGCCCAAGACCCAGCTTCCGATCATCGTGCGTGGCCACGACGGTATCATTACCAGCAGTGTTGCCAAAACACCGGCCAGACCGCGCGCATCCGCGGATACATCACTCACCCCATTGCTGGAAATTCGCGACCTGACGAAAACCTATTGGGTCCGGGAAAGCGCACTTGCCACGCCCCAGGCATTCCGTGCGGTCGACAAGGTCAGCCTCTCGATCGCGCCCCGTTCGACACTTGGTCTTGTCGGGGAATCCGGGTGTGGCAAATCGACCCTTTCGCGACTGGTAATGCGGTTGATCGAACCGGATAGCGGTTCGATCAATTTCGACGGTCGTGATCTTGTTTCGTTGGATCGCGGCGTGATGCGGTCCGCGTGCCGCGACATCGCCCTTGTTTTCCAGAACCCCTACGGTTCCCTCAATCCGCGGCAAACCGTTCTGGACCTCGTGGCCGCGCCGATCGACATCCATCAGGGCGGTCGTGATCGTGTTGCGAGTGTCGCCAAATTAATTGATGCGGTTGGCTTGCCTCGGAATGCGATCGGTCGTTTCCCGCACGAGTTTTCGGGTGGTCAGCGTCAGCGTATCGTGATTGCCCGTGCGCTGGCGCTCAATCCGCGGCTTTTGATATGTGACGAGGCGGTCTCTGCACTGGATGTTTCCGTTCAGGCTCAGGTCCTGAACCTTTTGCAGGATCTGCAGCACGAGTTCGACCTGACTTATCTGTTCATCTCTCATGACATGTCGGTCGTCCGTCACGTCAGCGACACGATTGCAGTCATGCAAAAGGGCAAGATCGTCGAAACAGGCCTTGCGCGTGACGTCTTCGACAACCCGAAGGCGGATTATACGCGGACACTCCTCAGCGCGGTGCCGAAAATCGGCCAGGCGCAATCCAAACTCATGGAGGCCTGA
- a CDS encoding SDR family NAD(P)-dependent oxidoreductase codes for MTAGNSGRVALVTGAGRGIGLAIAQELAANGYRLSLGARSVAALEAAFGPENKQFHYASFDAYDPASAEAWVSGAVERFGRIDALINNAGLGERVALMDDNDEALDRLFAVNVKAPLRMTRLCMPHLEKTGTGRIINIVSMSGKRVRNAFVGYNMTKFAVMGLTHTTRHVAWDKGVRATAICPSFVRTEMSAYTNKVTPDEMIQPETLASLVRTAIELPNTAAMAEMLVNCRLEDML; via the coding sequence ATGACCGCTGGAAATTCCGGCCGGGTGGCGCTTGTCACCGGCGCTGGCAGGGGCATTGGATTGGCAATCGCCCAAGAACTTGCAGCAAACGGCTACCGACTAAGCCTTGGCGCACGAAGTGTCGCAGCCCTCGAGGCCGCCTTCGGTCCCGAGAACAAGCAATTCCACTACGCCTCCTTCGATGCCTATGATCCGGCGAGCGCGGAAGCATGGGTTTCTGGCGCGGTGGAAAGATTTGGAAGAATTGACGCCCTCATCAACAATGCGGGCCTGGGTGAGCGCGTCGCGCTTATGGACGACAATGACGAGGCGCTCGACAGGTTGTTTGCGGTCAACGTCAAAGCTCCCTTGCGGATGACACGCCTGTGCATGCCGCATCTGGAAAAGACCGGCACCGGCAGGATCATCAACATTGTCTCAATGTCCGGAAAGCGGGTTCGCAATGCCTTTGTCGGATACAACATGACGAAGTTCGCGGTCATGGGGCTGACGCACACCACCCGCCATGTTGCGTGGGACAAGGGTGTCAGGGCAACCGCCATCTGCCCAAGCTTCGTACGCACGGAGATGAGTGCTTACACGAACAAGGTCACGCCAGACGAGATGATTCAGCCGGAAACACTGGCGTCGCTTGTTCGCACTGCAATCGAATTGCCCAACACTGCTGCCATGGCCGAGATGCTGGTGAACTGCCGCCTCGAAGACATGCTTTGA
- a CDS encoding FAD-binding oxidoreductase, with amino-acid sequence MSRIIPDAVLSSTSLPNKVDVVIIGGGIVGVSTALELAERGVSVALCEKGLIAGEQSGRNWGWVRQMGRDPAELPLAMKSLALWKGMNSRIGEETGFRQTGIVYLCRNARQEAEYEAWLVHAQKFGLDSKLLRSAELRQHLPGMTEGFTAAMHTSSDGRAEPFKAAPAIARGAMRAGAHILTGCAVRSIERAAGRVSGVVTERGPIACSSVILAGGAWSRLFAGNMGIDFPQLKILGTVARATAVDGVPDLPVGADNFSFRRRLDGSFSIAMRNANIAPIVPDSFRLFTDFVPTLIKSWRELTLRVGNRFLEEWRTPRSWAADAISPFEQVRILDPVPFERFNREGLEHLIKAFPAFAGSRITQSWGGLIDVTPDAVPVIGPAGNIPGFYIASGFSGHGFGIGPGSGRLMADLVTGATPCVDPAPFRFDRFKKTKAA; translated from the coding sequence ATGAGCCGCATTATTCCGGACGCCGTTCTGTCCAGTACGTCCCTGCCAAACAAAGTCGATGTCGTTATCATAGGCGGCGGCATTGTCGGCGTTTCGACGGCGCTTGAGCTCGCAGAGCGAGGTGTCTCCGTTGCATTGTGTGAAAAAGGCCTGATCGCCGGCGAGCAATCCGGGCGCAACTGGGGCTGGGTTCGCCAGATGGGCCGCGATCCTGCAGAGCTTCCACTTGCGATGAAAAGCTTAGCGCTCTGGAAGGGTATGAATAGCCGTATCGGGGAAGAAACCGGGTTTCGGCAGACCGGTATCGTCTACCTGTGCAGGAATGCACGCCAGGAGGCCGAATATGAAGCATGGCTGGTCCATGCTCAAAAGTTTGGGCTGGATTCCAAACTTTTGCGCAGCGCTGAACTCCGTCAACATCTGCCAGGCATGACGGAAGGTTTCACAGCCGCGATGCATACATCGAGTGATGGACGCGCCGAACCTTTTAAGGCCGCGCCTGCCATAGCCCGTGGCGCCATGCGCGCCGGCGCCCATATCCTGACTGGCTGTGCGGTTCGTTCGATCGAACGTGCGGCAGGCAGGGTCAGCGGTGTCGTGACAGAACGTGGACCAATCGCATGCTCCTCAGTCATCCTTGCGGGGGGTGCATGGTCACGGTTGTTTGCCGGCAACATGGGGATCGACTTTCCTCAACTGAAGATCCTCGGCACCGTTGCCCGTGCAACAGCGGTCGATGGCGTCCCGGATCTTCCCGTCGGAGCCGACAATTTTTCGTTCCGCCGCCGCCTCGACGGGAGTTTTTCGATCGCGATGCGCAATGCCAACATTGCACCGATCGTTCCGGACAGCTTCCGCCTTTTCACCGATTTCGTGCCCACCCTGATCAAAAGCTGGCGTGAACTGACTTTGCGGGTTGGAAACCGCTTTTTGGAAGAATGGAGAACGCCGCGATCCTGGGCGGCGGACGCCATATCGCCGTTTGAACAGGTTCGCATTCTCGATCCGGTCCCTTTCGAGCGTTTCAATCGCGAGGGGCTAGAGCACCTGATCAAGGCGTTTCCCGCATTTGCGGGAAGTCGCATCACCCAAAGCTGGGGCGGCTTGATCGACGTCACCCCGGATGCTGTGCCGGTCATCGGCCCGGCTGGCAACATTCCTGGCTTCTATATTGCCAGTGGCTTTTCCGGGCACGGCTTCGGCATAGGGCCGGGCTCCGGGCGTCTGATGGCAGACTTGGTGACCGGCGCAACCCCATGCGTCGATCCCGCACCTTTCCGCTTTGATCGTTTCAAGAAGACCAAGGCAGCCTGA
- a CDS encoding hydantoinase/oxoprolinase family protein has product MALRIGVDSGGTFTDVCLFDEATGKLDIWKVPSTPDDPSRGIANGVAEGLSTVGNTAGNIAFLGHGTTVATNALIELKGVATGLITTDGFRDLLEIGRQKRPSLYDMNAEKPETLVSRDRRHEVPERLKSDGSQDLALDEAKLRAAVRELAQDDVKAIAICFLYGFLNTAHERRVVEMIREEMPDVFISASHDVAPEFREYERMSTTVVNAYLGPVMQRYIDRLKQRLTELGVPVAPQLTQSNGGVIGFDMAAQLPVRTVLSGPSTGVVAAQAVGKMAGFDNIITFDVGGTSSDVALLQGGICKLTGEANVHGYPIKAPMLDIHTVGAGGGSIAFVDSGGLLKVGPRSAGADPGPVCYGRGNTEATVTDANIVLQTLNPVEILGGRMKVRRDLAVEAIQRLADQLGLGLMETAQGIISVVTANMAKAIRLISVQRGHDPRDYALMAFGGAGPLHAARLAKELDMSRIIVPLTPGTLCALGLLLTDLRSDFAVSRLMKVDESAVDPMVSGFNSLETQAASWFSQEGIEADRQVINRTADMRYVGQNYELQVQVPAGPVGSDTLEALVKGFEQAHLQRFGFIAEGEAIQIVTLRLEAAGLVNKAQFTPQPDAGPACDAAIIGTRDVYMDEVRDFVPCPVYTREKLKPGNRIAGPAIVEQMDTTTVILPDMQGVVDPYLNLILEMRA; this is encoded by the coding sequence ATGGCATTGAGAATTGGCGTGGATTCTGGTGGTACTTTCACCGATGTCTGCCTCTTCGACGAGGCAACTGGCAAGCTCGACATCTGGAAGGTGCCGTCGACCCCTGATGATCCTTCCCGCGGGATCGCAAACGGTGTTGCAGAGGGTCTTTCCACCGTTGGCAACACGGCCGGCAATATCGCTTTTCTAGGACATGGCACAACGGTCGCCACCAACGCCCTGATCGAACTAAAAGGCGTTGCGACCGGGCTTATCACCACTGACGGTTTTCGCGATTTGCTTGAGATCGGTCGTCAGAAACGGCCAAGTCTCTATGATATGAACGCGGAAAAACCGGAGACGCTGGTCAGCCGCGACCGCCGACATGAGGTTCCCGAACGACTGAAAAGCGACGGTTCCCAGGATCTTGCTCTCGATGAGGCAAAACTGCGTGCTGCCGTTCGCGAACTGGCACAGGACGATGTCAAGGCAATCGCGATCTGCTTCCTTTACGGCTTCCTGAATACCGCGCATGAGCGTCGCGTGGTCGAGATGATACGCGAAGAGATGCCGGATGTTTTCATCAGCGCATCCCACGACGTTGCGCCGGAATTCCGCGAATATGAGCGCATGTCGACGACCGTCGTGAATGCCTACCTAGGCCCCGTCATGCAGCGTTACATCGACCGTCTCAAGCAAAGACTGACTGAGCTCGGTGTACCGGTTGCGCCGCAACTGACGCAATCGAATGGCGGCGTTATCGGCTTCGACATGGCTGCGCAACTTCCGGTCCGCACCGTGCTGTCGGGCCCAAGCACCGGCGTTGTCGCGGCCCAGGCGGTTGGCAAAATGGCCGGCTTCGACAACATCATCACCTTTGATGTCGGCGGCACATCGAGCGACGTTGCACTCCTTCAGGGCGGCATTTGCAAGCTGACCGGAGAAGCCAACGTCCATGGATATCCCATCAAGGCACCGATGCTCGATATTCACACGGTCGGTGCCGGCGGCGGTTCAATCGCTTTCGTTGACTCCGGTGGTCTTCTCAAGGTCGGCCCGCGCTCCGCAGGCGCCGATCCCGGTCCCGTCTGCTACGGACGCGGCAACACGGAAGCAACGGTGACCGATGCCAACATCGTCTTGCAAACCCTCAATCCGGTCGAAATTCTCGGCGGACGCATGAAAGTCAGGCGCGATCTCGCTGTCGAAGCAATCCAGCGCCTCGCTGACCAGCTCGGTCTTGGCCTGATGGAAACCGCACAGGGCATCATTTCCGTCGTAACGGCCAATATGGCCAAGGCCATTCGTCTGATCAGCGTGCAACGCGGCCACGACCCGCGCGATTACGCTTTGATGGCGTTTGGCGGTGCAGGGCCACTGCATGCTGCGCGCCTCGCCAAAGAGCTGGATATGAGCCGTATCATCGTACCACTCACCCCAGGCACGCTCTGCGCGCTTGGCCTCCTCCTCACCGATCTGCGTTCCGACTTTGCGGTGTCGCGCTTGATGAAGGTCGATGAAAGCGCCGTCGACCCCATGGTCAGCGGCTTCAACAGCCTGGAAACGCAGGCAGCATCCTGGTTCAGCCAGGAAGGAATCGAGGCCGACCGGCAGGTCATCAATCGTACGGCCGATATGCGCTACGTCGGCCAGAACTATGAATTGCAGGTCCAGGTCCCTGCGGGACCGGTCGGTAGTGACACGCTTGAAGCGCTGGTAAAGGGTTTCGAGCAAGCGCACCTGCAGCGCTTCGGCTTTATAGCCGAGGGCGAGGCTATTCAGATTGTTACCCTGCGCCTCGAAGCCGCTGGCCTCGTCAACAAGGCCCAGTTCACACCGCAGCCGGATGCTGGCCCGGCCTGCGATGCCGCCATCATCGGCACGCGCGATGTCTATATGGACGAAGTCAGGGATTTCGTGCCCTGCCCCGTCTACACGCGTGAAAAGCTCAAGCCAGGCAACCGGATCGCCGGTCCGGCGATCGTCGAGCAGATGGACACCACAACTGTAATCTTGCCGGATATGCAGGGCGTGGTCGACCCTTACCTCAACCTCATTCTGGAGATGCGCGCATGA
- a CDS encoding hydantoinase B/oxoprolinase family protein, producing the protein MTKIDPITVEVIGSALTSIVEEMGEALVRASYSTNIKERRDCSTALFDRNGNTLCQAEHIPMHLGSFIGIIPHINKRYPADDIKPGDVFIGNDAYEGGATHLPDIVLAEPIFHGDTMVGWAVNTAHHADFADRGHAHIYQEGIRIPPVRLYREGVLQKDLQDLFLLNCQVPHERLSDLRAQMSANRLCVRRMQDLCTKYGAYKVLAAGDALQDYAERKMRAGIAAIPDGTYSFTDYFDSNQFAAVMEFKVDITVKGDAMHLAFDAPPQVAAGLNVIYTALLATCYYAVKAVIDPTILPNAGLSRPITVEAPYGSLLNCKHPAAVDGRIAACQRVADLVQGALAKALPGKVTAAGNGACTGALFTGTREDGSLWVYLETIGGGAGARPTADGLSGVHVHMTNTSNLPVEALELEYPLTLLRYELVNGSAGAGTWRGGMGLRRVYRIEADCRFSVEGGRIAVYPWGLDGGLQATGSKFDFGNGQKNLPGTVQLKAGQIVELVTPGGGGYGVPSGRSVDGIERDLREGRITADFAERIYGYQTQHETHRAATA; encoded by the coding sequence ATGACCAAGATCGACCCAATTACCGTCGAAGTCATCGGCAGTGCACTGACCTCGATCGTTGAGGAAATGGGAGAGGCGCTGGTCCGGGCCAGCTACTCCACCAACATCAAAGAGCGACGCGACTGCTCGACGGCCCTGTTCGACCGCAATGGCAACACCCTCTGCCAGGCTGAACACATCCCGATGCATCTCGGCAGCTTCATTGGCATCATTCCGCACATCAACAAGCGTTATCCCGCCGATGACATCAAGCCCGGCGACGTCTTCATCGGCAACGATGCCTATGAGGGCGGCGCAACTCACCTGCCCGACATTGTTCTTGCCGAACCGATCTTCCATGGGGACACCATGGTGGGTTGGGCCGTCAACACCGCTCACCACGCCGATTTCGCCGATCGTGGTCACGCTCACATTTACCAGGAAGGCATTCGCATTCCGCCGGTGCGGCTCTACCGCGAGGGTGTCTTGCAGAAGGACCTTCAGGACCTGTTTCTTCTCAACTGCCAGGTTCCTCACGAACGCCTATCCGATCTCAGGGCGCAGATGTCGGCGAACCGTCTCTGCGTTCGCCGTATGCAGGACCTTTGCACGAAATACGGTGCATACAAGGTTCTGGCCGCGGGCGACGCGCTGCAAGATTATGCCGAGCGCAAGATGCGCGCCGGTATCGCAGCCATTCCGGATGGGACCTACTCATTTACCGACTATTTCGACAGCAATCAGTTTGCCGCGGTGATGGAGTTTAAAGTCGACATCACCGTCAAGGGCGACGCGATGCATCTGGCCTTCGACGCGCCACCCCAAGTTGCTGCCGGCCTCAACGTGATCTACACCGCCCTGCTCGCGACCTGCTACTACGCTGTCAAAGCTGTGATTGATCCAACAATCCTGCCCAATGCCGGCCTGTCTCGGCCGATCACGGTGGAAGCACCCTATGGATCGCTGCTTAACTGCAAACATCCGGCTGCCGTCGATGGCCGCATCGCGGCGTGCCAAAGGGTCGCCGATCTCGTCCAAGGTGCCCTTGCGAAAGCCTTGCCCGGCAAGGTGACTGCAGCAGGAAATGGTGCCTGCACCGGCGCCCTCTTCACCGGCACCCGTGAAGACGGCTCGCTCTGGGTTTACCTCGAAACAATCGGTGGCGGCGCTGGCGCAAGGCCGACGGCAGATGGCCTGAGCGGCGTACACGTCCACATGACAAACACCTCCAACCTGCCCGTCGAAGCGCTGGAGCTGGAGTATCCCCTCACCCTGCTGCGCTACGAACTGGTCAACGGATCGGCCGGTGCGGGCACCTGGCGCGGCGGTATGGGCCTTCGCCGTGTCTACCGCATCGAGGCAGATTGCCGCTTCAGCGTGGAAGGTGGCCGTATCGCCGTTTATCCCTGGGGCCTCGACGGCGGCTTGCAGGCGACCGGCTCTAAGTTCGATTTCGGAAATGGCCAGAAAAACCTGCCAGGAACCGTGCAGCTCAAGGCAGGGCAAATCGTCGAATTGGTTACCCCTGGCGGTGGCGGCTACGGCGTGCCATCCGGCCGTTCTGTCGACGGCATCGAACGGGATCTGCGCGAAGGCCGTATCACAGCCGATTTTGCAGAACGTATCTACGGCTACCAAACTCAACACGAAACACATCGGGCAGCGACCGCCTGA
- a CDS encoding RidA family protein: MVKVTKVKSGSLYEEKESYSRVVAVDNWVFVSNTAGRNYKTREMSTDPVEQAKQCFHNIEGALASVGATLADVVRSRVVIPNVDDAPSVMAYVGEKFRGIDPCSTVTCPPLGGPDFRVEIEVTAYKGVGAAGSEYINVSL; encoded by the coding sequence GTGGTCAAGGTAACGAAAGTCAAGTCGGGCAGCCTTTACGAAGAGAAGGAAAGCTACTCACGCGTCGTGGCGGTGGACAATTGGGTATTCGTCTCAAATACGGCTGGCCGCAATTATAAAACCCGTGAGATGTCGACTGATCCCGTAGAACAGGCAAAGCAGTGCTTTCACAACATCGAAGGCGCGCTGGCCTCCGTGGGAGCAACACTCGCTGACGTCGTACGCTCGCGGGTCGTCATCCCGAACGTGGACGATGCCCCGTCTGTGATGGCCTATGTCGGTGAAAAATTCCGTGGCATCGATCCATGCAGCACAGTTACATGCCCTCCGCTTGGAGGTCCTGATTTCCGCGTCGAGATCGAAGTGACCGCATATAAGGGTGTCGGTGCGGCCGGCTCCGAATATATCAACGTAAGCCTCTAA
- a CDS encoding DeoR/GlpR transcriptional regulator — protein sequence MEWFAANQVASSQELAKRLNTSISTIRRDLDYLATQGIVRRTHGGAVRVRRNTTYEPLVEEARQTSVEEKRAIAAAAAKVLQPEQSILIDSRSTLHQFAYAVADLTIPLTVVTNDVHVAFILANKPHIKLVVPGGICRPGAYSLLGETGINFVRELRCDHFFLSSQAVDTECVSDTSLELVQLQKAMIEAAAETTLLVDSSKFGSRTIYRTAPIESLTRIITDEGLDPEERARYSLLVPQLVIAPYLDEPQEETE from the coding sequence ATGGAGTGGTTCGCGGCCAATCAGGTGGCGTCGAGCCAGGAACTCGCCAAACGCCTTAACACGTCGATTTCCACAATTCGGCGCGACCTGGACTACCTGGCGACACAGGGCATTGTTCGCCGAACCCATGGCGGGGCCGTGCGTGTTCGCCGCAACACAACATATGAGCCGCTTGTTGAAGAGGCTCGCCAGACGTCTGTTGAAGAAAAACGGGCCATTGCTGCTGCAGCCGCCAAGGTATTGCAGCCCGAGCAAAGCATTCTGATCGATTCCCGCTCGACACTTCATCAGTTTGCCTATGCTGTTGCCGACCTGACGATACCGCTGACCGTTGTGACCAACGATGTCCACGTCGCCTTTATTCTTGCCAACAAACCCCACATCAAACTTGTTGTGCCTGGTGGCATCTGTCGCCCCGGCGCCTATTCGCTACTGGGAGAAACCGGCATCAACTTCGTCCGCGAACTCCGCTGCGACCACTTTTTCCTTTCCTCGCAGGCCGTCGACACCGAATGTGTCAGCGACACTTCACTGGAACTGGTTCAGCTTCAAAAGGCGATGATTGAAGCAGCTGCAGAGACTACGCTTCTCGTCGACAGCAGCAAGTTTGGCAGCCGGACGATTTACCGCACGGCTCCCATCGAGAGCCTCACCCGTATTATCACCGACGAAGGCCTCGATCCCGAAGAGAGAGCCAGATATTCCCTCCTTGTACCGCAACTCGTGATCGCGCCTTATCTGGATGAGCCACAGGAGGAAACCGAATGA